In Amycolatopsis sp. EV170708-02-1, the following are encoded in one genomic region:
- a CDS encoding ABC transporter permease has protein sequence MTTTTLDERIAKPRLLDRLVVRPEIGALLGAVVVFLFFTVVTDQFFSGSGVATWLDDASTLGIMAVAVSLLMIGGEFDLSAGVMTASTALVTATLATQAGWNVWLALFASLVFALAVGAFNGWLVMRTGLPSFIVTLGTFLALQGLNLGVTRLVTGTVQVSGMRSTDGYESAGFVFASTVDIGGTAFQISILWWIGFAVLAAWLLVRTRFGNWIFAVGGSAQSSRAVGVPVVRTKIMLFMTTALAAWLVGSINILRFASVQANQGIGLEFQYIIAAVIGGCLLTGGFGSAIGAAIGALIFGMARQGIVFARWDSDWFMLFLGVMLLSAVLVNNAFRRRAERVRR, from the coding sequence ATGACAACCACCACCCTCGACGAACGGATCGCGAAACCGCGGCTCCTGGACAGGCTGGTCGTCCGGCCCGAGATCGGCGCGCTGCTGGGCGCCGTCGTCGTCTTCCTGTTCTTCACCGTCGTCACCGACCAGTTCTTCAGCGGCAGCGGCGTGGCGACCTGGCTGGACGACGCCTCGACGCTCGGCATCATGGCGGTCGCGGTGTCCCTGCTGATGATTGGCGGCGAGTTCGACCTCTCGGCCGGCGTCATGACGGCGTCCACCGCGCTCGTCACCGCGACACTGGCGACGCAGGCCGGCTGGAACGTCTGGCTCGCGCTGTTCGCGTCGCTGGTCTTCGCCCTCGCGGTCGGCGCGTTCAACGGCTGGCTGGTGATGCGCACCGGCCTGCCCAGTTTCATCGTCACCTTGGGCACCTTCCTGGCCCTGCAGGGGCTCAACCTCGGCGTCACCCGCCTGGTCACCGGCACCGTCCAGGTGTCCGGGATGCGCTCGACCGACGGCTACGAGTCCGCCGGTTTCGTCTTCGCGTCCACTGTGGACATCGGCGGCACGGCGTTCCAGATCTCGATCCTCTGGTGGATCGGGTTCGCCGTCCTGGCGGCCTGGCTGCTGGTGAGGACCCGCTTCGGCAACTGGATCTTCGCCGTCGGCGGCTCCGCGCAGAGCTCGCGCGCGGTCGGGGTGCCGGTGGTGCGCACCAAGATCATGCTGTTCATGACCACCGCGCTCGCCGCGTGGCTGGTCGGCTCGATCAACATCCTGCGGTTCGCGAGCGTCCAGGCGAACCAGGGCATCGGGCTGGAGTTCCAGTACATCATCGCGGCCGTGATCGGCGGCTGCCTGCTGACCGGCGGGTTCGGTTCGGCGATCGGCGCGGCCATCGGCGCACTGATCTTCGGTATGGCGAGGCAGGGCATCGTGTTCGCCCGCTGGGACAGCGACTGGTTCATGCTGTTCCTCGGGGTGATGCTGCTGTCCGCGGTCCTGGTCAACAACGCCTTCCGGCGGCGAGCGGAAAGGGTCCGGCGATGA
- a CDS encoding ABC transporter permease, whose product MFWLTYRQHRMQLLITAGLLVAVGILLLVNGNAAADSPDPAKLFKDLYTYLSWLQVVPVAIGVFWGAPLVAAEYERGTTKLAWTQSISRFRWLGVKLGFLAVLATLGGLAFGAMMQRWVEVFPADRGDTAFTSRFDNPVLFTMTGVAPGAWWLFGFVLGTAAGALIRKTLPAIAVTIAVAVGLMIGLSNLRDGYAEPELVPLGKDPVGRVVEMVRDAAGEITALKVLPQDWYWRFQWTEAAILAGFSLLLAVAATFAIRRRS is encoded by the coding sequence ATGTTCTGGCTCACCTACCGCCAGCACCGGATGCAGCTGCTGATCACGGCCGGTCTGCTCGTCGCCGTCGGGATCCTGTTGCTGGTCAACGGGAACGCCGCCGCGGACAGCCCGGATCCGGCGAAACTCTTCAAGGATCTGTACACCTACCTCTCCTGGCTCCAGGTCGTCCCGGTGGCGATCGGTGTCTTCTGGGGCGCCCCGCTGGTCGCGGCCGAATACGAACGCGGCACCACGAAACTCGCCTGGACCCAGTCGATCTCGCGGTTCCGCTGGCTCGGTGTGAAGCTGGGGTTCCTCGCCGTTCTCGCCACCCTCGGCGGGCTCGCGTTCGGCGCGATGATGCAGCGCTGGGTGGAGGTCTTCCCCGCCGATCGAGGCGACACCGCCTTCACCAGCCGCTTCGACAATCCGGTCCTGTTCACGATGACGGGCGTCGCCCCCGGCGCGTGGTGGCTCTTCGGGTTCGTGCTCGGCACCGCCGCGGGCGCGCTCATCCGCAAGACACTGCCCGCCATCGCCGTCACCATCGCGGTGGCGGTGGGCCTGATGATCGGCCTGAGCAACCTCCGTGACGGCTACGCGGAACCCGAACTCGTCCCGCTCGGCAAGGACCCCGTTGGCCGGGTCGTGGAGATGGTCAGGGACGCCGCTGGGGAGATCACCGCGCTCAAGGTCCTGCCGCAGGACTGGTACTGGCGCTTCCAATGGACCGAAGCCGCGATCCTGGCGGGGTTCTCGCTGCTGCTAGCCGTCGCCGCGACCTTCGCCATCCGCCGCCGCTCCTAG
- a CDS encoding ABC transporter ATP-binding protein gives MTEKPVIEATGLAKRYRRKWALRDCSLSVPKGRVVALVGPNGAGKTTFLHLAVGLLGATQGSVSIQGTAAFLAQDKPLYPGFSIAEMLKFGRRLNPGWDDEFALKRIDALGLAPDHKVGKLSGGQRAQVALTLALAKRPDLLVLDEPLANLDPLARHEVMRGLMEAVAETGMTVLLSSHVVSDLENTCDWLIVLNGGRVQVSGDIDELVAGHRTLTGPVEEADALARRVTVVDEARAGRQATVFARTEPVPLGPQWSERPANLEELVLAYLRRPDSASLPRPTLASA, from the coding sequence GTGACTGAGAAACCCGTCATCGAGGCGACCGGCCTCGCCAAGCGTTATCGCCGCAAATGGGCGCTGCGCGACTGCTCCCTCTCCGTCCCGAAAGGGCGGGTCGTCGCGCTGGTCGGGCCGAACGGGGCCGGCAAGACGACCTTCCTCCACCTGGCCGTCGGTCTGCTCGGGGCGACGCAAGGCTCGGTCTCGATCCAGGGAACGGCCGCCTTCCTCGCGCAGGACAAGCCGTTGTACCCGGGCTTCAGCATCGCCGAGATGCTCAAGTTCGGCAGGCGCCTCAACCCCGGCTGGGACGACGAGTTCGCGCTCAAGCGCATCGACGCGCTCGGCCTCGCGCCGGACCACAAGGTCGGCAAGCTGTCCGGCGGGCAGCGCGCGCAGGTCGCGCTCACCCTCGCGCTCGCGAAACGCCCGGACCTGCTGGTGCTCGACGAGCCGCTCGCGAACCTCGACCCGCTGGCCCGCCACGAGGTCATGCGCGGGCTGATGGAGGCGGTCGCCGAAACCGGCATGACCGTGCTGCTCTCGTCCCACGTCGTCTCCGATCTGGAGAACACCTGCGACTGGCTGATCGTCCTCAACGGCGGCCGCGTCCAGGTCAGCGGCGACATCGACGAACTCGTCGCCGGGCACCGCACCCTCACCGGGCCGGTGGAGGAGGCCGACGCGCTGGCCAGGCGGGTCACCGTCGTGGACGAGGCCCGCGCGGGGAGACAGGCGACCGTCTTCGCCCGCACCGAGCCGGTTCCGCTCGGTCCACAGTGGAGCGAACGGCCGGCGAACCTCGAAGAGCTGGTGCTGGCGTACCTGCGACGGCCCGATTCCGCGAGCCTGCCTCGCCCGACACTGGCTTCGGCGTAA
- a CDS encoding GntR family transcriptional regulator yields MVTFHLDKGSGVATYVQLVQQVKNALRLGLLEPGDRLPTAKEVVAELAINPNTVLKAYRELEREGLVEGKPGLGTFVQKTLGGASFAERTRLRKSLGAWVRDARESGLDQEDVEALFTSVVVDGFRGERTA; encoded by the coding sequence GTGGTCACCTTCCACCTGGACAAGGGCTCGGGCGTCGCGACGTACGTCCAGCTCGTCCAGCAGGTCAAGAACGCCCTGCGCTTGGGATTGCTGGAGCCGGGAGACCGGCTGCCGACGGCGAAGGAGGTCGTCGCCGAGCTGGCGATCAACCCCAACACCGTCCTGAAGGCCTATCGCGAGCTGGAGCGCGAAGGGCTTGTCGAAGGGAAGCCGGGCCTCGGCACCTTCGTGCAGAAGACCCTCGGAGGCGCTTCGTTCGCGGAGCGCACGCGGTTGCGGAAGAGCCTGGGGGCTTGGGTCCGCGACGCGCGGGAATCGGGGCTGGATCAGGAAGACGTCGAGGCGCTGTTCACCTCCGTGGTGGTCGACGGCTTTCGAGGGGAGCGAACCGCGTGA
- a CDS encoding ATP-binding cassette domain-containing protein yields the protein MSRLLEVKDVGKTYGSVIALRDVSTVVDAGEVTCVLGDNGAGKSTLIKILAGVHQHDRGEFLVEGEPVKFASPREALDRGIATVYQDLAVVPLMSVWRNFFLGSEPTVGFGPFRALDRKKGRETTKKALSDMGIDLRDVEQPVGTLSGGERQCVAIARAVYFGAKVLILDEPTAALGVKQAGVVLKYVAQARDRGLGVVLITHNPHHAYPVADRFLLLKRGVSLGAYEKSEIDLAELTRQMAGGAELEALEHELRAAESPS from the coding sequence ATGAGTCGTCTCCTCGAGGTGAAGGACGTCGGCAAGACCTACGGCAGCGTGATCGCGCTGCGCGACGTCTCCACGGTGGTCGACGCGGGCGAGGTCACCTGCGTGCTCGGCGACAACGGCGCCGGGAAGTCCACGTTGATCAAGATCCTGGCGGGCGTCCATCAGCACGACCGGGGCGAGTTCCTGGTCGAGGGCGAGCCGGTCAAGTTCGCTTCACCGCGTGAAGCGCTCGATCGCGGGATCGCGACGGTGTATCAGGATCTCGCGGTCGTCCCGCTGATGAGTGTGTGGCGGAACTTCTTCCTCGGCTCCGAGCCGACGGTCGGTTTCGGCCCGTTCCGCGCGCTCGACCGGAAGAAGGGCCGCGAGACGACCAAGAAGGCGTTGTCCGACATGGGCATCGACCTGCGCGACGTCGAGCAGCCGGTCGGCACGCTGTCCGGCGGCGAGCGACAATGCGTCGCCATCGCGCGGGCCGTGTACTTCGGGGCGAAGGTGCTGATCCTCGACGAGCCGACGGCCGCGCTGGGCGTCAAGCAGGCGGGTGTCGTGCTCAAGTACGTCGCGCAGGCCCGTGATCGCGGGCTCGGCGTCGTGCTGATCACGCACAACCCGCATCACGCGTATCCGGTGGCGGATCGCTTCCTGCTGCTGAAACGGGGCGTTTCGCTCGGCGCGTACGAGAAGTCCGAGATCGACCTGGCCGAGCTGACCAGGCAGATGGCGGGCGGAGCGGAACTGGAAGCCCTCGAACACGAATTGCGAGCCGCGGAGTCCCCTTCATGA
- a CDS encoding NB-ARC domain-containing protein: MSGTAGVGKTALAVRWAHHVRDAFPDGQLYLDLRGFDPDHEPLTPAVALTQLLQALGTAPKAIPPDIDTRAALLRSLLADRRVLLVLDNVRDSGQVLPLLPPSGTVLVTSRQRLGDLIARTGARALPLSVLPAEDARHLLEAVLGSETVAAEEGAAAELARLCGHLPLALRIAAANLGASGEPEIAELARELAGGDPLAELTVDGAEESAVTTAFGVSYRALPEEHRELFRRLALVPGQTFTAPAAQALTGVPHSKANQQLKALAAAHLVERYTPGRYRFHDLLRSFAAGRTLSEDTKAEREAAERRLFESYLTTADAAGRALIPHFLRLPREEPAGDPFADTDEALAWLDAEWPNLAAAVEHSAEHGPPSSRGISPTRSAPSSTSAVITRSGSTPRRRRSKPHAAAKPGKHKPRCT, translated from the coding sequence ATCAGCGGGACCGCCGGCGTCGGCAAGACCGCGCTCGCGGTCCGCTGGGCCCATCACGTCCGCGACGCGTTCCCCGACGGGCAGCTCTATCTCGACCTGCGCGGCTTCGACCCCGACCACGAACCGCTCACCCCGGCCGTCGCGCTCACCCAGCTCCTGCAGGCACTCGGCACCGCGCCCAAGGCGATCCCGCCGGACATCGACACGCGAGCCGCGCTGCTCCGTTCCCTCCTCGCCGACCGGCGGGTGCTCCTGGTGCTGGACAACGTGCGCGACAGCGGCCAGGTGCTGCCGCTGCTGCCGCCGTCGGGCACCGTCCTGGTCACCAGCCGCCAGCGGCTCGGCGACCTCATCGCCCGCACCGGCGCCCGCGCGCTCCCGCTGTCGGTACTGCCCGCCGAGGACGCGCGGCACCTGCTGGAAGCCGTGCTCGGCAGTGAGACCGTCGCCGCGGAGGAAGGCGCCGCCGCGGAGCTGGCCCGGCTGTGCGGGCATCTCCCGCTCGCCCTCCGGATCGCGGCGGCCAACCTCGGCGCCAGCGGCGAACCCGAGATCGCCGAACTCGCCCGCGAGCTGGCCGGTGGCGACCCGCTCGCGGAACTGACCGTCGACGGCGCCGAGGAAAGTGCCGTGACCACGGCCTTCGGCGTCTCCTACCGCGCGCTTCCCGAGGAGCATCGCGAGCTGTTCCGCCGTCTCGCGCTCGTTCCCGGCCAGACGTTCACCGCCCCCGCCGCCCAGGCGCTGACCGGTGTCCCGCACTCGAAGGCGAATCAGCAGCTCAAGGCGCTCGCGGCGGCGCATCTGGTCGAGCGCTACACGCCGGGGCGCTACCGGTTCCACGATCTTCTCCGCAGTTTCGCGGCGGGCCGCACCCTGTCGGAGGACACGAAGGCCGAACGCGAGGCCGCGGAGAGGCGGCTCTTCGAGAGCTACCTGACCACGGCCGACGCCGCGGGCCGCGCCCTCATCCCGCATTTCCTGCGCCTGCCGCGCGAAGAACCGGCGGGCGACCCCTTCGCCGACACCGACGAGGCGCTGGCGTGGCTCGACGCCGAGTGGCCGAACCTCGCCGCCGCCGTCGAGCACAGTGCCGAACACGGGCCCCCGAGTTCTCGTGGCATCTCGCCGACGCGCTCCGCGCCTTCTTCCACCAGCGCGGTCATCACGCGGAGTGGATCGACACCGCGTCGACGGCGCTCAAAGCCGCACGCCGCAGCGAAGCCGGGCAAGCACAAGCCGCGATGCACCTGA
- a CDS encoding sugar ABC transporter substrate-binding protein — MSHRLKAALVVVAGLLLLSACTGPKAEEKPAAGAGPATTQPSGPLRVAVISHGTAGDAFWNVVKNGAEEAGRQLDVQVEYNSDGDPGNQAKLIDNAVAQRVGGLVVSMANPEALKTSIENAVRAGIPVITINSGEDKSAAYGALTHVGQNETIAGEEAGKKFRELGKKKLLCVVHEAGNVGQAQRCDGAKTGFAGDVQTLQVDISNPTDAESRIRGAVQTDPSLDAVLTLNSQVAARAVSAIKAVGSKAQVGTFDLNTDVVGAIKAGDVVFAVDQQQYEQGYLPVQFLKLYRDNANVVGGGKPVLTGPDLVDKSTVDTVGQYVQRGTR; from the coding sequence ATGTCCCATCGCTTGAAAGCGGCTTTGGTGGTCGTGGCGGGGCTGTTGCTCCTGTCCGCGTGCACCGGGCCGAAGGCCGAGGAGAAACCCGCCGCCGGCGCGGGCCCGGCGACGACCCAGCCCAGCGGGCCGCTGCGGGTGGCGGTGATCTCGCACGGCACGGCCGGTGACGCGTTCTGGAACGTGGTCAAGAACGGCGCCGAAGAGGCGGGCAGGCAGCTCGACGTCCAGGTCGAGTACAACTCCGACGGAGACCCGGGCAACCAGGCCAAGCTGATCGACAACGCGGTCGCCCAGCGGGTCGGCGGGCTGGTGGTGTCGATGGCGAACCCGGAGGCGCTCAAGACCTCGATCGAGAACGCGGTCCGCGCCGGGATCCCGGTCATCACCATCAACTCCGGCGAGGACAAGAGCGCCGCGTACGGCGCGCTCACCCACGTCGGGCAGAACGAGACCATCGCCGGCGAGGAGGCCGGGAAGAAGTTCCGGGAGCTCGGCAAGAAGAAGCTGCTCTGCGTGGTCCACGAAGCGGGCAACGTCGGGCAGGCTCAACGCTGTGACGGCGCGAAGACCGGCTTCGCGGGCGACGTGCAGACCCTGCAGGTCGACATCAGCAACCCCACCGACGCCGAATCCCGGATCAGGGGCGCCGTGCAGACCGACCCGTCCCTCGACGCCGTCCTGACGCTGAACTCGCAGGTCGCCGCCCGTGCGGTGAGCGCGATCAAGGCGGTCGGCTCGAAGGCCCAGGTCGGCACGTTCGACCTGAACACCGACGTGGTCGGCGCGATCAAGGCGGGCGACGTGGTCTTCGCGGTCGATCAGCAGCAGTACGAGCAGGGCTATCTCCCGGTGCAGTTCCTCAAGCTCTACCGGGACAACGCGAACGTCGTCGGCGGCGGGAAACCGGTGCTCACCGGGCCCGACCTGGTCGACAAATCCACTGTGGACACCGTCGGCCAGTACGTGCAAAGGGGCACGCGATGA
- a CDS encoding sugar phosphate isomerase/epimerase: MTVTTPRIRIAAAPISWGVCEVPGWGRVLDAETVLAEMAELGVRATELGPPGYLPRDPAELRERLSGHRLALVGGFLAVVLHENPEAALAEAEESAALFAACGGDLLVLAAATGLDGYDDRPELSDAEWTTLVETSGEIREIAARHGLRTVLHPHVGTHVETEREVERFLADSDLPLCLDTGHLLIGGTDPVALAKRHPGRIGHLHLKDVRGELAEDVRAGRLPYAEAVGKGLYVPLGDGDVDIETMVRFVHEAGYDGWYVLEQDTALSEGSPEDLPKRDVARSLAHLDGIVSRLPAAR; the protein is encoded by the coding sequence ATGACAGTCACGACACCCCGGATCCGAATCGCCGCCGCCCCGATCTCCTGGGGTGTCTGCGAAGTCCCCGGCTGGGGCCGTGTGCTCGACGCGGAGACCGTACTGGCCGAAATGGCGGAGCTGGGAGTGCGCGCCACCGAGCTCGGCCCGCCCGGCTACCTGCCGCGAGACCCGGCCGAGCTGCGCGAACGGCTGAGCGGCCACCGGCTCGCACTGGTCGGCGGCTTCCTCGCCGTCGTCCTGCACGAGAATCCCGAAGCCGCGCTGGCGGAGGCCGAAGAATCCGCCGCGCTGTTCGCCGCCTGCGGTGGCGACCTGCTCGTCCTCGCCGCCGCGACCGGGCTCGACGGTTACGACGATCGGCCCGAACTGAGCGACGCCGAATGGACGACCCTCGTGGAAACCTCCGGCGAGATCAGGGAAATCGCCGCGCGGCACGGCCTCCGCACCGTGCTGCACCCGCATGTGGGGACGCATGTGGAGACCGAGCGCGAGGTTGAGCGGTTCCTCGCCGATTCCGATCTCCCGCTGTGCCTGGACACCGGGCACCTCCTGATCGGCGGGACCGATCCGGTCGCACTGGCGAAACGCCATCCCGGCCGGATCGGGCACCTGCACCTCAAGGACGTGCGCGGCGAACTCGCCGAGGACGTCCGAGCCGGAAGGCTTCCCTATGCCGAAGCGGTGGGCAAAGGTCTGTATGTCCCCTTGGGCGACGGGGACGTCGACATCGAAACGATGGTCAGGTTCGTCCACGAGGCGGGCTACGACGGGTGGTACGTGCTCGAACAGGACACCGCGCTGAGCGAGGGGAGCCCGGAGGATCTGCCGAAGCGGGATGTCGCCAGGAGCCTGGCGCATCTCGACGGAATCGTCAGCCGGCTCCCGGCTGCCAGGTAA
- a CDS encoding tetratricopeptide repeat protein, with product MHLSIALACVNSGRYDEAREHLTSALRGDLLDGWDAGRAAVLNNLSAVHQRLGDPQEAIRCGLESLRLCEELNMPAVSMALANLGFPYWQTGQLDEALANFTRALAVSERDGARFSVAVLLVDLGNVHRDLGLPDDAYDFYTRALAANRELGCTYGEATALSGRAVLESRRDPSEQNRADALEAVELTRKIGDRGTEAWTLVGLGEVCLRLGLPGEAAEHYRLALSIARTTSFFWCEAAARTGLAETLLKLGKLTEARTHGELALELAARSGYRLVEERAKLILDEL from the coding sequence ATGCACCTGAGCATCGCGCTCGCCTGCGTCAACAGCGGCCGCTACGACGAAGCGCGCGAGCACCTCACCAGCGCCTTGCGCGGCGACCTCCTCGACGGCTGGGACGCCGGCCGCGCGGCCGTGCTCAACAACCTGAGCGCGGTGCACCAGCGGCTCGGCGACCCGCAGGAAGCGATCCGCTGCGGCCTGGAATCCCTGCGGCTGTGCGAAGAACTGAACATGCCCGCCGTCTCGATGGCGCTGGCGAACCTCGGTTTCCCGTACTGGCAGACGGGCCAGCTCGACGAGGCGCTCGCCAACTTCACCCGCGCGCTGGCGGTCTCCGAACGGGACGGCGCGCGGTTCAGCGTCGCGGTGCTGCTGGTCGACCTCGGCAACGTGCACCGTGACCTCGGCCTTCCCGACGACGCCTACGACTTCTACACCCGCGCGCTCGCGGCCAACCGCGAACTGGGCTGCACCTACGGCGAGGCGACCGCCCTGTCCGGCAGGGCCGTGCTCGAAAGCAGGCGCGACCCGAGCGAGCAGAACCGCGCGGACGCGCTCGAAGCGGTCGAACTCACCCGCAAGATCGGTGACCGGGGTACCGAGGCGTGGACGCTCGTCGGGCTCGGCGAGGTCTGCCTGCGGCTCGGCCTGCCCGGCGAGGCGGCCGAGCACTACCGGCTGGCGTTGTCCATCGCGCGGACGACCAGCTTCTTCTGGTGTGAGGCCGCCGCACGGACCGGGCTCGCGGAAACCCTGCTGAAACTGGGGAAACTCACGGAAGCCCGGACGCACGGCGAGCTGGCGCTCGAACTCGCGGCGCGCTCCGGCTACCGGCTCGTCGAAGAACGCGCGAAGCTGATCCTGGACGAGCTCTAG
- a CDS encoding LacI family DNA-binding transcriptional regulator: MARPTMEDVAAKAGVSRALVSLVMRNAPNVSDERRTRVLCAAHELGYEPHAMARSLASRTSTVLGVMVSDLRNAFFADVVEGLDAAAEAAGFHLILNTGGRSPARERAALKSLLSFRPAGVILLSPVVPASAIEEAAAQSPVVLVSRTSRAAGVDTVNDDGEAGSALAVDHLVSLGHKRIAHLDGGLAAGAAARRRGFLRAMRRHRLHPVIVHSEHTDTAGEKAVHELLGDPPMGGMPTALVAGNDFNAVGAISALEEAGLRVPEDVSVVGYDNTSLAALRHLSLTTVDQPRTEMGRLAVEALLERIRGERAEPVRHLLHPSLVVRSTTAAPER, from the coding sequence ATGGCGCGACCGACGATGGAGGACGTCGCCGCGAAAGCGGGGGTGTCCCGTGCGCTCGTGTCGCTGGTGATGCGGAACGCGCCGAACGTCTCCGACGAACGGCGCACGCGCGTGCTGTGCGCGGCACACGAGCTGGGCTACGAACCGCACGCGATGGCCAGGTCGCTGGCGAGCCGGACGTCGACCGTCCTCGGCGTGATGGTCTCCGATCTCCGCAACGCGTTCTTCGCCGACGTGGTCGAAGGGCTGGACGCGGCGGCCGAGGCGGCCGGGTTCCACTTGATCCTCAACACCGGTGGCCGCAGTCCCGCGCGGGAGCGTGCCGCGCTGAAGAGCCTGCTGTCCTTCCGGCCAGCCGGGGTGATCCTGCTGTCGCCGGTGGTCCCCGCTTCGGCGATCGAGGAAGCGGCCGCGCAAAGCCCTGTCGTCCTGGTGTCGCGCACCTCGCGTGCCGCGGGCGTGGACACGGTGAACGACGACGGCGAGGCAGGTTCCGCGCTCGCCGTCGATCACCTGGTCTCCTTGGGGCACAAAAGGATCGCCCATCTGGACGGTGGGCTCGCGGCCGGTGCGGCGGCCCGGCGGCGGGGATTCCTGCGGGCCATGCGGCGGCATCGGCTGCATCCGGTGATCGTGCACAGCGAGCACACCGACACCGCGGGCGAGAAGGCCGTGCACGAACTGCTCGGCGACCCGCCGATGGGCGGAATGCCCACGGCGCTGGTGGCGGGCAACGACTTCAACGCCGTCGGCGCGATCTCCGCGTTGGAAGAGGCAGGCCTGCGTGTGCCCGAAGACGTTTCCGTGGTGGGCTACGACAACACCTCGCTCGCCGCGCTGCGCCACCTGTCACTGACCACTGTGGACCAGCCGCGCACGGAGATGGGAAGGCTGGCCGTCGAAGCACTGCTCGAACGGATCCGGGGTGAACGCGCCGAACCGGTCCGGCATCTGCTGCACCCGTCGCTGGTGGTCCGTTCGACCACCGCCGCCCCAGAAAGGTAA
- a CDS encoding ABC transporter permease encodes MLWLTWRQHRTQLLVTLGFLAVVGGILLLSGQAALGAASGKISSYCYGGGVPCREYDAGLEDLYQKIYPLIVILPFVPLLAGVFWGAPLLAREYERGTYQLVWTQSVSRGRWLGAKFGVLAAAATLAGLASGRCSAGGWRSSPARRRRSARRRTSARSASRRPRGGCSRSPSVPPRGAGAQDLARHRDHGRGVRRRLDRPDALAPALRRAGPDGRP; translated from the coding sequence TTGCTTTGGCTCACCTGGCGGCAGCACCGCACCCAGCTGCTCGTCACCCTCGGGTTCCTGGCCGTGGTCGGCGGGATCCTGCTCCTGTCCGGGCAAGCCGCCCTCGGCGCCGCGAGCGGCAAGATCTCCTCGTACTGCTACGGCGGCGGCGTGCCCTGCCGCGAGTACGACGCGGGGCTCGAAGACCTCTACCAGAAGATCTACCCGCTGATCGTGATCCTGCCGTTCGTCCCGTTGCTGGCGGGCGTCTTCTGGGGCGCGCCGTTGCTCGCCAGGGAATACGAACGGGGCACGTATCAGCTCGTCTGGACCCAGTCGGTGAGCCGCGGCCGCTGGCTGGGCGCCAAGTTCGGCGTCCTCGCGGCGGCCGCGACGCTCGCCGGGCTCGCCTCGGGCAGATGTTCGGCCGGTGGCTGGAGATCTTCCCCGGCAAGGCGGAGACGCTCAGCGAGACGTCGTACTTCGGCGCGGTCGGCATCGCGCCGGCCGCGTGGTGGTTGTTCGCGTTCGCCCTCGGTACCGCCGCGGGGTGCTGGTGCGCAAGACCTTGCCCGCCATCGCGATCACGGCCGCGGTGTTCGTCGCCGCCTCGATCGCCCTGATGCTCTTGCGCCCGCACTACGCCGAGCCGGTCCGGACGGTCGGCCTTGA
- a CDS encoding Gfo/Idh/MocA family oxidoreductase yields MRLGLAGTGRIGTSHAETLKSFDEVSSVVVADVDAARAQAAAAKLGVEAAADIPSLFASSLDGLVIAAATDAHPELILKAVDAGIPVFCEKPVAADIPGTLAVIDKISGADVPVQIGFQRRFDAGYAAARAAVASGELGWLHTLRATTLDPAPPPAEYVAHSGGLFRDCGVHDFDVVRFVSGREVVEVYAVGTNKGERFFADAGDVDTAAATLTLDDGTLAVVSLTRYNGAGYDVRLEVLGSAGNVVVGLDDRAPLTSVEPGVQPLPGPAYPGFMERFRPAYISELKAFLDVAAGRAPSPCGAADALEAFYIAEACEVSRRERRPVRVEEVRV; encoded by the coding sequence ATGAGGTTGGGACTCGCCGGCACCGGCCGGATCGGCACTTCGCACGCCGAGACCTTGAAGAGCTTCGACGAGGTTTCGTCCGTGGTCGTCGCCGACGTCGACGCCGCCCGCGCCCAGGCCGCCGCGGCCAAACTCGGCGTCGAAGCGGCGGCGGACATCCCTTCGCTGTTCGCGTCCTCTTTGGACGGATTGGTGATCGCCGCGGCGACGGACGCGCATCCGGAGCTGATCCTCAAGGCCGTGGACGCGGGAATCCCCGTGTTCTGCGAGAAACCGGTCGCCGCCGACATCCCGGGAACGCTCGCGGTGATCGACAAGATCTCCGGTGCGGACGTCCCGGTGCAGATCGGTTTCCAGCGCCGGTTCGACGCGGGCTACGCCGCCGCCCGGGCGGCGGTGGCTTCGGGCGAACTCGGCTGGCTGCACACCTTGCGCGCGACCACGCTCGACCCGGCACCTCCGCCCGCCGAGTACGTCGCGCACTCCGGTGGCCTGTTCCGCGACTGCGGGGTGCACGACTTCGACGTCGTCCGGTTCGTGAGCGGCCGTGAAGTCGTCGAGGTCTACGCCGTGGGGACGAACAAGGGCGAGCGCTTCTTCGCCGACGCCGGTGACGTCGACACCGCGGCCGCGACCCTGACGCTGGACGACGGAACGCTGGCGGTGGTTTCGCTGACGCGCTACAACGGCGCGGGCTACGACGTCCGGCTGGAAGTGCTCGGCTCGGCGGGCAACGTCGTCGTGGGCCTGGACGACCGAGCGCCGCTGACCTCGGTGGAACCCGGCGTCCAGCCGTTGCCCGGCCCGGCCTATCCCGGCTTCATGGAACGCTTCCGCCCCGCGTACATCAGCGAGTTGAAGGCGTTCCTCGACGTCGCGGCCGGCCGCGCGCCGAGCCCGTGCGGTGCGGCGGACGCGCTGGAGGCGTTCTACATCGCCGAGGCATGCGAGGTCTCGCGCCGCGAACGCCGCCCCGTGCGGGTGGAGGAAGTCCGCGTCTGA